The genomic region TGGAAATGGAATATTATAGATTCTGAGAAGTTTAAGCATTTCTCTATACGTAGTACCAGTAAGCTCAGCTGCCTTCCAGACACTTATCTTTCCATCTCTCAACATATCTAATACCATTTTAAGCTTCACAGCCTTTAAACCCTCTAAAATCAACTCTCTTATAACAGCAGATCTACCAATCTTTCTCCTACAAGCAATTTCCTCGATCTCCTCAAGCTGAGATAAAGGAATCCTAATAGATACAGTAACAGTCTTCTCCATCCATTCACCTGGATATAAAATAATAAAATGTAATATAAAATCTATCCTTAGCCCTTCAGAAAAATTCACCTGGATATAAAATATTATTATTTATCATGATAAAATATCTAGATTTCACAAACCTTATGTTAAAATAAAAATATTTTATTAATCCTCTTAGACTTATAGCCTCAATCACTTCTCCAATGTTCTTTCTAAGCTTTCCCTTTTCTATTCTACTTCTAATAGATCCTGGTAGACAAATTATATCTTGATGA from Candidatus Desulfofervidus auxilii harbors:
- a CDS encoding UPF0175 family protein, with the translated sequence MEKTVTVSIRIPLSQLEEIEEIACRRKIGRSAVIRELILEGLKAVKLKMVLDMLRDGKISVWKAAELTGTTYREMLKLLRIYNIPFPLSGEEILEELKNIERGQ